The region TCATACTGAATCAGCAACAGCAAATACACTATTCCACAAAGTTAAATTTGGTGTTCAAAAGGCTTTTTTTATTTGCTTTGAAATGGCAACTACAACCAAAAGTTTATCTGCAAGTTATGTTGGAGAACGCTTTGGGGTTACTGAGAAAACAGCTCGACTGTTTATGCATAAAGTACGGGAAGCGATGAAGTCAAGCGGTAATAACCCAATGAGTGGAAATGTACATATTGATGAGTTTGTAATTGGTGGAAAGGAAGAGGGAAAAGTTGGACGTAGTTACCATATTAAGAAAAAGAAGGTTATATGTGCTGTAGAGCTTACTGATGATGGTAAGGTTAAACGCATGTACTCGATGAAAATAGACAACTACTCATCGAAAGAGCTAGAAAAAATGTTCGATGCGCATATTTCTCAACAGGCAAAGGTAACAACAGATCAATGGAAGGGCTACCGTCCACTCATGTCAAGCTATGATATAAGACAAATCGAGAGTGACAGAGGTTCCAACTTCAAGGCTTTGCACACAATGATTCATCAAGTTAAATCTTGGATAAGAACCACTTACTCATGGGTTAGCACTCACAATATCAACAGGTATCTTGACGAGTTTTGCTACCGACTTAATCGTTCTCAAATGAAAAAGAATATTTTCAATAATTTGGTACGCAGGATGGTTATTGCTGATAAAGTAAAGCAAGCAGATTTAATATGCAGTTAAATACTGACCTCTATAAATTTATTTTGAACAATAAAGCTAAAGGTATGCACAACATCCGGCTCACCTGGATATTTCGGTGATACTGCCCCCCCATTTCGGTCATATTGACCCCCCTTGCAGCATTAGGTCAAAGAACAGATTTTATGACAAATTTACAGTTTTTTTCTCAGACTTTCTCCTTTTAATTCTAAACGATGTGATGTGTGGACTAACCGATCTAAAATAGCATCGGCAATGGTTGCTTCTCCAATAATGTCATACCAGCCTGCAACAGGCAGTTGACTGGCTATTATAGTGGCATGACGAGCATGTCGATCTTCAATTATTTCCATGAAGTCCATTTGTTGTTGAGCGACCAAATGGGTCAATCCAAAGTCGTCAAGAATGAGTAAATGTGCTTTAGAAAGCTGATCGAAAAATTTGTTAATAGTGCCTTCGGCTCTTG is a window of Salinivirga cyanobacteriivorans DNA encoding:
- a CDS encoding IS1595-like element ISUnb1 family transposase, whose protein sequence is MELFKGQNLIEFATRFNSDEKCIEYLAHIKWQDGFRCVKCGHTGSQVRKNHSRTCNKCSHTESATANTLFHKVKFGVQKAFFICFEMATTTKSLSASYVGERFGVTEKTARLFMHKVREAMKSSGNNPMSGNVHIDEFVIGGKEEGKVGRSYHIKKKKVICAVELTDDGKVKRMYSMKIDNYSSKELEKMFDAHISQQAKVTTDQWKGYRPLMSSYDIRQIESDRGSNFKALHTMIHQVKSWIRTTYSWVSTHNINRYLDEFCYRLNRSQMKKNIFNNLVRRMVIADKVKQADLICS